A single genomic interval of Streptococcus suis harbors:
- a CDS encoding NAD(P)/FAD-dependent oxidoreductase produces the protein MKKNVIIIGGGIVGSTAAFYLSQDETVNLTLIDHGVGTATRAAAGIICPWMAQKKNKDWYKLTSEGAVFYRKLVADLESAGAKDIPFKQTGTIGLKSKPELLEKIQKIAEDRRVDTPTIGQITSLQGEEISDYLPPLKPDFYGIHLEGGGRIDGGRLIDILQEEVLKNGGALLQGQAKLLDAHTVELDGQELTADHIILATGAWLPHILEPLGYRVDVRPQKGQLLELDTKHDTNNWPVCMPYGQIDILPFEKGKIIVGATHEDDMGYDLTLDPEKIQAMQVKAAEFMPDLANYSVARTRIGTRAYTSNYAPFYGNIEDMKNVWVASGLGSSGLTNGPFIGWQIAQEILGKETSFDRSAYSPTNYIKKQ, from the coding sequence ATGAAAAAAAACGTGATAATTATAGGCGGAGGGATTGTCGGCTCAACTGCCGCTTTCTACCTCTCCCAAGATGAAACTGTCAACTTAACCCTCATTGACCATGGTGTCGGCACTGCTACTCGTGCAGCTGCTGGGATTATCTGCCCTTGGATGGCCCAAAAGAAAAATAAAGATTGGTATAAACTGACTTCCGAAGGCGCAGTCTTCTATCGCAAATTGGTCGCAGATTTAGAGTCTGCTGGAGCCAAGGACATCCCTTTCAAGCAAACTGGAACTATCGGCCTGAAGAGCAAGCCAGAATTGCTAGAAAAAATCCAAAAGATTGCGGAAGACCGCCGTGTAGATACTCCCACCATTGGTCAAATTACAAGCTTGCAAGGCGAAGAAATCAGCGATTATCTCCCACCGCTCAAACCTGACTTTTACGGCATTCATTTAGAAGGAGGCGGCCGTATCGATGGTGGGCGTTTGATTGACATTTTGCAGGAAGAAGTTTTGAAAAATGGCGGAGCGCTTCTACAAGGACAGGCAAAATTGCTAGACGCTCACACTGTCGAACTAGATGGACAAGAGCTGACAGCCGACCACATCATCCTGGCTACTGGAGCCTGGCTACCACATATCCTAGAACCACTTGGTTATCGGGTGGATGTCCGACCACAGAAAGGACAATTGTTAGAATTAGACACCAAACACGACACCAACAACTGGCCAGTCTGCATGCCCTATGGGCAAATTGACATATTGCCTTTCGAAAAAGGTAAAATCATCGTCGGAGCTACACACGAGGATGATATGGGGTATGACCTGACACTTGACCCGGAAAAAATTCAAGCTATGCAAGTTAAGGCAGCCGAGTTTATGCCAGACCTAGCCAACTATTCCGTTGCCAGAACACGGATCGGAACCCGTGCCTACACTTCAAACTATGCACCATTTTATGGCAATATCGAAGACATGAAGAATGTTTGGGTTGCTAGCGGTCTAGGTTCCTCTGGTTTGACAAACGGTCCATTTATCGGCTGGCAAATCGCCCAAGAAATCTTAGGGAAGGAAACCAGCTTCGACCGCTCTGCCTATTCTCCTACTAACTACATTAAAAAACAATAA
- a CDS encoding GDSL-type esterase/lipase family protein: protein MSDIMYPEVLTVGSGAIKVATVGDSLTYGYGLENREKDAYPCILAEKLGHLYQVSNFGLSGRSLQSTSDYPYFNEKNAQLSLESEADIVIIMIGSNDSRGPYWNKERFISEYREMAERYLSLPSQPDLYLVIPPFVPTSRFGLNNQIIEDELQDIIAAIGQELDVPVINLYLLTKGHLEYYSDGLHLTPLGNQVIAEEIYHHLING, encoded by the coding sequence GTGTCAGATATTATGTATCCAGAGGTCCTAACCGTTGGAAGTGGGGCCATAAAAGTTGCAACAGTTGGCGATAGCCTGACTTACGGTTACGGACTGGAGAACCGTGAAAAAGATGCCTATCCCTGTATTTTAGCAGAGAAGCTGGGGCATCTTTATCAGGTGTCCAATTTCGGTTTGAGTGGACGTTCGCTTCAGTCAACGTCGGATTATCCCTATTTCAATGAGAAAAATGCCCAGTTGTCCCTTGAGAGCGAAGCGGACATTGTCATTATCATGATTGGTAGCAATGACAGCCGTGGTCCATACTGGAATAAGGAGCGATTTATTAGCGAATATAGGGAAATGGCAGAGCGGTACTTGAGTTTACCTAGTCAACCAGATCTATACTTGGTTATTCCACCTTTCGTGCCAACCAGCCGTTTTGGACTGAATAATCAGATTATCGAGGATGAATTACAAGACATTATTGCAGCAATTGGTCAGGAATTGGATGTGCCAGTCATCAATCTTTATCTCTTAACCAAGGGGCATTTGGAATATTATAGCGATGGCTTGCACTTGACACCTCTTGGAAATCAAGTGATAGCTGAGGAAATATACCATCATCTTATCAATGGATAG
- the glmS gene encoding glutamine--fructose-6-phosphate transaminase (isomerizing), with protein MCGIVGVVGNTNATDILIQGLEKLEYRGYDSAGIFVTGGEQAHLVKAVGRIAELSAKVGDKTEGTTGIGHTRWATHGKPTEDNAHPHTSQTGRFVLVHNGVIENYLEMKNDYLAGHDFKGQTDTEIAVHLIGKFVEEDGLSVLEAFKKALHIIQGSYAFALIDSENPDVIYVAKNKSPLLIGLGDGYNMVCSDAMAMIRETSEYMEIHDKELVIVTKDSVQVTDYEGNAIERGSYTAELDLSDIGKGTYPFYMLKEIDEQPTVMRKLISTYADADGKMIVDPAIVKAVQEADRIYILAAGTSYNAGFASKNMIEALTDTPVELGVASEWAYHLPILSKKPLFILLTQSGETADSRQVLVRANEMGIPSLTITNVPGSTLSREATYTMLLHAGPEIAVASTKAYTAQVAALAFLSKAVGEANGKQEAIDFDMVHELSIVAQSIEATLSEKDLIADKVEKLLATTRNAFYIGRGTDFYVTLEAALKLKEISYIQTEGFAAGELKHGTISLIEDGTPVIALLSANEKVAAHTRGNIAEVVSRGANTLVVVEEGLDREGDDIVVNKVHPFLSSISMVIPTQLIAYYASFQRGLDVDKPRNLAKAVTVE; from the coding sequence ATGTGTGGAATTGTTGGTGTTGTAGGTAATACAAACGCAACTGATATTTTGATTCAAGGTCTTGAAAAGTTAGAATACCGTGGTTATGATTCAGCAGGTATTTTCGTAACGGGTGGGGAGCAGGCTCACTTGGTAAAAGCAGTAGGTCGCATTGCAGAGTTGTCTGCTAAGGTAGGCGATAAGACTGAGGGAACAACAGGAATCGGTCATACTCGCTGGGCAACTCACGGTAAACCAACTGAGGACAATGCCCACCCACATACCTCACAAACAGGTCGTTTTGTACTTGTTCACAACGGTGTGATCGAAAACTACCTCGAAATGAAAAACGACTACTTGGCTGGTCATGATTTCAAGGGTCAGACAGATACAGAAATCGCTGTTCATTTGATTGGGAAATTCGTAGAAGAAGATGGCTTGTCTGTATTGGAAGCCTTCAAAAAAGCTCTTCATATCATCCAAGGTTCTTATGCCTTTGCCTTGATCGATTCTGAAAATCCTGATGTCATCTACGTTGCTAAAAACAAATCTCCGCTTTTGATTGGTTTGGGTGATGGATACAACATGGTCTGCTCAGATGCCATGGCGATGATTCGTGAAACCAGTGAATATATGGAAATCCATGACAAAGAATTGGTAATTGTGACCAAAGACAGTGTTCAAGTGACTGACTACGAAGGCAATGCCATTGAGCGTGGCAGCTACACGGCTGAATTGGACTTGTCTGATATCGGTAAGGGGACTTATCCGTTCTACATGCTAAAGGAAATTGACGAGCAGCCGACTGTTATGCGTAAGTTGATTTCAACCTATGCAGATGCGGACGGTAAGATGATAGTTGACCCTGCAATCGTGAAAGCTGTGCAAGAAGCAGACCGTATCTATATCTTGGCGGCGGGAACATCTTACAATGCAGGTTTTGCTTCCAAAAACATGATTGAAGCCTTGACAGATACCCCTGTGGAGTTGGGTGTGGCGTCTGAATGGGCCTACCACTTGCCAATTCTTAGCAAGAAGCCACTCTTTATCCTCTTGACCCAGTCAGGTGAAACAGCAGATAGCCGTCAGGTCTTGGTGCGTGCCAATGAAATGGGCATTCCAAGTTTGACTATTACAAACGTACCTGGCTCAACACTTTCTCGCGAAGCGACTTACACCATGTTACTCCATGCAGGTCCTGAAATTGCGGTAGCCTCAACCAAGGCCTATACTGCTCAGGTGGCTGCCCTTGCCTTCTTGTCAAAAGCTGTCGGTGAAGCCAATGGCAAGCAGGAGGCAATCGACTTTGACATGGTACATGAGTTGTCAATCGTTGCCCAGTCTATCGAAGCAACCCTTTCTGAGAAAGACTTGATTGCAGACAAGGTTGAGAAACTCCTGGCAACCACTCGCAATGCTTTCTATATCGGTCGTGGTACAGATTTTTATGTAACTCTTGAAGCAGCTCTCAAGTTAAAAGAAATTTCTTACATTCAAACAGAAGGCTTTGCGGCTGGAGAATTGAAACACGGAACCATCTCCTTGATTGAAGACGGTACTCCAGTTATTGCTCTGCTTTCTGCCAATGAAAAAGTTGCCGCTCACACGCGTGGTAATATCGCAGAGGTAGTTTCCCGTGGTGCGAACACTTTGGTCGTGGTGGAAGAAGGCTTGGACCGTGAAGGTGATGATATCGTTGTTAACAAGGTGCATCCATTCTTGTCAAGCATCTCTATGGTGATCCCAACTCAGTTGATTGCCTACTATGCATCCTTCCAACGTGGTCTGGATGTCGATAAACCGCGTAACCTTGCAAAAGCAGTTACGGTTGAATAA
- the lepB gene encoding signal peptidase I codes for MVKRDLVKQISLVILLILGLIGLRVWFFEPVTITSQMANDYIKEGDFIVTVRNAKLTHGDFILYKHDGKEYVSRVIAVTDETVTYMDDVLYRDNVIVTESYLKAPHTQESYTEDFTIATLTNGQFESIPKDYILVLNDKRTNHQDSRSFGLIAEKDIIGRLTFRLSPLKEFGFIKTGLVQ; via the coding sequence ATGGTAAAGAGAGATTTAGTAAAGCAGATCAGTTTGGTCATTCTGTTGATTTTAGGATTGATTGGTTTGAGAGTATGGTTCTTTGAACCAGTAACCATCACATCCCAGATGGCAAATGACTATATCAAAGAAGGTGACTTTATTGTTACCGTTCGCAATGCCAAACTGACACATGGTGATTTCATACTTTATAAACATGATGGAAAAGAGTATGTCAGTCGAGTCATTGCAGTTACTGATGAAACTGTAACCTATATGGATGATGTCTTGTATAGAGATAATGTGATTGTAACAGAATCCTATCTAAAAGCACCGCATACACAAGAAAGTTATACGGAAGATTTTACAATTGCTACCTTGACGAATGGACAATTCGAGTCCATTCCTAAAGATTATATTTTAGTTTTGAATGATAAGAGGACAAATCATCAGGACAGTCGTAGTTTTGGATTGATTGCAGAAAAAGATATTATTGGGAGACTAACATTCCGCTTAAGTCCCTTAAAAGAATTTGGATTTATAAAAACAGGGCTGGTTCAGTAG